Below is a genomic region from Zerene cesonia ecotype Mississippi chromosome 6, Zerene_cesonia_1.1, whole genome shotgun sequence.
aaaaacacaattaaacattgttattacaaatgtgtaatttgtaaaattcatGTTTTGgcatagatttttaaatatataatatgttgctagtataaagaaattatCGTAAGGAATCATTATGATACGTAATATTCAATACTGTTGTAAATCCggttcatataaaatttcccATTTGCATTACAGCAacttataaaatgaaacaagaaaaatgtcttaatttgaataagacctactttaaacaattactatgataaaaagttacattaCGTGATAAGAAACCACTCTTAGCCAAGAATAACCCCACAgtcattacttttaaatatcgcacgaaatgaatattaaaaagaaaagaaaaagtcacttatttttaattaacttttatgatttatgaagaaaaaagTAACTAAGTAATTACAACATTGtatctgtataatatttcctataaaaatattctaactAGACGTAGCTTTTTCAAAATaagtagaattaaaaatattatttatttcttttgaattctatgtatatttgaaactttatttcgattaatacATCTatcttatttatcaattatttctggcagatatcttatttatattaatgttttggctttatttaattctagtTATAAAAATGCTAAATCTGACCGAAATTTCGAAATAAactgtaaattaatatgaacaaTTCATGTAAAGTTTAGTGGAACGTAAGTTCGGGGTAAAGGTCGAACACCGGAACTAAAagcgaataaaaattatacaacttTCCAACACATCACCCACTTACATAACGATTGCAAAAACGACACGAATATATGAGAATtcgtatttacatattttcgaTACAGTCGTATCCGTATATAACGGTATATACTAAAGACAGTACAATGCCTTTACTGCATTTATATACACGACTTGTatgaaaagtttatatattatagagtatttaaaattgtttttatttttataatcaaacaaCAGTTATAAACATCCGACGCACAACAGACGTACACAGTTTCTCacaatttgcaataatttcatatacttattatacttTTCAGAACTTATAGTGATGTCGTCAGTTGTAGATGTGGTTACACAGAAACCGATGCCACAACCTTCACCGGAATTATTGTATCGATATTACGATTTACTTAATTCGTTTTGGTAAGGTTAACCATTAGTGTGAGATTCACAAGCACGGCTTTGAAATTCTAAATGCTATTTCTTCTAAACTCTAAGATTCCAGTCATTTTATCGAtcacattttcataaattattcaccATACATTTCATGAATTCTGaaactataaaaactatatctgCTTCGCAAACACTTCGTTTTTATACCTACAATTATTATAGAcatgacaattttattatgaacaaaGCATTGATAATGACAACAGGGCTACATTTACTACAGCTTCGAAGATAGCTGGAAagattcaaatttcaaatagaaaatataaatgttttgattacCATTAGATGGTATGAGATATATAAAACTACGCCTATGCAAtcaattataaagcattttatcacagattataaaacaatatcatattttgtgtAGGTTTTAGGTTATTAgcttatttgaattaatagtaaattattataatatttattttcattcacgtatcgtctttaaaatattcagataGCAGTTTGACCAACCAAGCTGCCAAATTGTGAGTTTACATCATTTGCATAACCGCTTTCACTTTTACACCATAAACAATAGTCGGCCGTACAACACATTGATGTTAAACGAACTGTCTATAGACTCTTAAAACAATTTGAGAATATATAGTTAATTTCAGAGGAAAGATTccacttttaatattattttaggtcaaactagattaaaaattacgtCAATATAAGAAGATATTTTGACTGGAAgcaaattttatagattacatataaataaagatgatttctaacataataaattgaacGAACTACGTAAGTGGAGTTATCTATGTGTACGTACTTTCCGTTTTCGTTTTTAAACCttacgtaaatatttaaattcatcatcagcACCAACTTGTAGTTAATAACTGTTAAGTATTAGATGATCACTTAATGTGCTGTATTCGTTTgtgagtttataaaatatgattctaTCGTATTGAGTATTTCACTAAGagtataaattcaatatcttCAAGACATTCGTTACGATTTAGAGTTAAGAAATATCATAGTAAAATGACACacacaaagaaaattataatgtctATTGGTATTCAtgaaagtaaaacaaatataacattgtttaCGTGTAAACTAATAGGCTACTATCCATAAAGTTATCCACATTCGGCGGTTTTATGTCTATATCACACcacaattatgtatatttcgttggtattatttatgatagtaCGGCTATTTATGTTTCCAACCCACTACCTGTTACGTGTAGTTATTACTCGCCCTTTTAATCTATTAAAGTCCAGCTTTAGAActcaataattacataatagtCGAAGTGATTTAATAAACTGAAAATTGTCTTCCTACTTTCGCTTTAGCTGTATAAATCAGGGTGTGTAACGTGAAATAGTATGCGTTTGTTACCCTTAGTGAAAGTATATTATGTCATACAAGTTCACAAGTTTAAATGAGATCTCTGAACGTAACCCGTTATTGCATTTGAATCAGTTCAATCAAAATTCTACAAAGGCGGGCTTTTCCGTAAGTGGTTCTATTTTAGCACGATTCTGACAAATGTTGATTGGGCGATAGGCAcatcatttaataaacatcaatCAATTGTCACAGCAATTTAGTGCGTATggtataaataacttaaaaatctttttttattattttatttcacataaacAAATCTTGCAATAGATACATAATTGAACTACACTCCCGACCAAACTGtatcatttaatttctaaattactGAAAGttagtgttatttaaataaatttatgatattataaaatatttatagatcaCAAACACAGggcgataaaattatttttattacgtaatgTGATAAAAAGAACTCATGACCCACCTACatactattaataaaacataattttaaatgaaaacaccAAGAAATGTAGGTACCAATTCCTGTCAAGTgaagcaataatttatattgcgtAATCAAATCTAAAACTAGAgtcaattaaacattttttcaacccattaataattaatatcatgaaATGATGTAAGCCCTACCACAACTTTCATTGTCGTAATAAATTCCCAGGCAAGCCCTTTCACGAAGGAAATGGCTGGGATGCCGTAATAGGTGACTTACATGAAGAAGATAAAAGCGACGTAACTGAATACTGACCTACATAAACAATTCCTACTCTCCTCTTACTATTCGCAGTGTTATACAATTTATCACATCTTAAATCTTTCCTTTTGTAGGGAATTAGAATGAGATTGCACAATATACTATGACGGTATACAGAATAATGCGTATATACGGCTATTACAATGACTAACCTTCTTGACTGACATGTAAATAGTTTTTCATGTTTCGCTTCGGTAGTATTCATTTCGAAAAGGAAAGAAATGTCGTTGCTTTTATATGCAATAGCTAAATGCTAGCCTACATATATGACAAGCTACGAtgcatgataaaaattatgtgaGATATCActtgtttcaaattatatattagctaATAAATGAAACGCTATTTAGGGTAACGGTAACTATACTTAGCTACTGTGATCAATAAATCACTTCGTGGAAGATAGTAATTATCTCTAGAGAAATTGGAATTTTCACGTGCAACTAGGCTTGGCTCATAACATAATGTTACCTCACAACGATTACAAATTAAAGTAATGTATTAGTACTGGATGTTGTAAGGTCTGGAATAAAGTACATACATTTAGCACTATTAGTTTCATATGCACATACATttgaaaatctaaattaaCGTTTCAAAGCATCCTgttacattgaaatttaagCGATACTTTAGGTTAGAATTGGGTTTTGAAATTTTCCTTTCAGTGCCTTCATAGATTGCATGATATAAAAAACCGAAACCTACTTAATGAACCTTGATCGATATATGGAATAactaatgttaatattaaaccGACAATTATTTCCATTGGCTTTCATTAGtctaaattcatttatatattacgatgattattaaattaaaatttatgtttacattttataatataatcagaaCAATACTTGTCGCTTCAGaagctatatttaaattataaataaaatacccaAACATAGAGTGGGTAATTTATATACCGGTCTATCATTCGAAATTCACAAGAGTTATATAATGATGACCACTGCGTTATGCATAGCTTACGAATCGATTTTAATGTCCCAAATACATATGACACTTACTTATCCACCAGTGACCTCCTTAAAGCATTTGCCAAACTTATTGAAACGCTACTGTGTATTATGCGACACGGTCGACTTAACACGTAAACGAGGTATCGCTGAAGAGGTATTATTACTATCACCTACTTTTGTTACAGGATTGACGATTACGTAAGAGCCAGTGTAGCTACGCTCGTGAAAGGTTTCgatcaaaaataaatcgagACTAGGTCATTACACTCGGCTGATATTCTCATCTTTTGTTAGGTCAGGTTGCGAATTCGTTTTCGGCAAAATTCTTAATTCACTACGATTTCTTTGACATTCTTAGTAATGGTTATAATGACGCGAcaatacaattacattttGCTAAATTAAGAAGCCAATATGTCGCTTTGATGCAATTTCACTATGCAAATAGTCTATGTCAAAACATGTAATTGCAAAATCTTCTGAacttaatttatcaaatttgtaatatagtggtataataaataatggttatacataattataattcgcccattcatattatattttgtcatGTGCATTAATCACACATCTCAACTTTAGAAAGGAGGAACTCTTAACATCCTTATGCAACTCGGATGACCGCTGACGTAActtttacaaacatatttttgagaCAGGACGCGGAAAACTGAGCGGAGTGCACGCCGGTGTCGTAATACTGACCCCGCTCGGCGACGCCGCCACCAGCGAGACTCATCCGGGATACACGCCCCTCGAACCCCCACCGTCCATTATCAACAGCGTTTATTCCGCAATTAAAGGCGTCTTCTCCTCTGCCGCCCCACACTCTGAGTCTTACGTCACTCACCAAGAACCCCCGCCTCCCCACCCGGCTCCCCCTTTCAGGCCCATGACGTGGGGAGCGATTGACTCTTACGGCGAACCGGCCATGGTCGAAACCTATCCAGAATACGACCCTCGCTCTCCGCATCCCTACAGCCGTGCATCATCGAAAAAGTCCGCAATCCCCGCCTTCCATAAACACGAAGGCCTGACTCctgaaaaaattcaaaaaataaataaaaatctcgaTAAAGTACAAGCGTACTTAAACGAAAACCAAAGATCAGCCGAAGTGCTGCccaaatttaataagaattacGTTGATATGTTGAGGAAGGGCCAGATACCGTTTCTTCCCACTCCCGTGATAAGCGATAATGAAATCGGTGTCCTTCCCGCTGAATTACTTCCTGACGATGATCCTTTGACTACTACTACTACAATAACTACTACTTCTACTACTACGACGACTACAAAACCGAACACAACTGACGGGAACAGCACCAGAAGGAAGAAGGACACAAAATTCATACTGCGAGGGAACAAGATTGTTCAAGTTTGACATATGACTGTTGACTGACTGAGGTATGTTTTGACTTGACGAGCGACTGTTATCTTCTTTAGCCTTCCAGGTTTAATATTCTATCACAGCACTTAGACACTAcgaatcatataataattataacgcactaaaatacatattgcaGGAAAGCTTTTCCACACacgatatattaatttgaacattaaaaagacaattttcattcaaaattatttacatgcgtggtgtaatattaattataaatctttgTATGTCGACTGatatatcttaattttttcacaGAAATTCCTGGATACAATACAGTGCTGGGTggtgaacatttgcagaattatcaattttaataaatctctaTCTCACCCTTTGGTTTTTAACGTCAAGTGGAACGAAGTCATATAATTTCTCTTGCAGTGATCAATGATCATTCgtagaaattattaatgacTGTATACACTTTCGttaaagattaataataatggtttattgttattattaataatggttttgtataatacatattttaccaCAATAAGACAGACTCTGTCGCTTATATTTCTCTCTTAACAAAAGtgatatttatgtgtttattatgaaAGAGTGAAGCTaccaatttaatatgtaaacttAGAAGAGTTAGCCAAAAACGATTGTAATTactgataattaattacaaatagctattgattatataaattatgaattaggTTAATTAGAGAAGTTAcgtataagtttattattaggtgtgtgtttaaatatttattaatatctataaagcTTTCACTGTCACATTTGTTCTTTT
It encodes:
- the LOC119840352 gene encoding uncharacterized protein LOC119840352 isoform X1: MTNTRNIKVWVCIACMATTMGAPAPNPPITFDIIDMAAISRMSPQQLEALAEGLAAEEIMRTKRSSAQALTSVVSKASSGIQSKVGLLGQASAGAASLIASASSKTGHEHSGYSYEPHEEKYDYLGLKKSILYTLFQAVKAITGGVTILKGQLIKGGGALAATLGKVISSKGDAVSNLGRKIVSSAALSEKRPHSTAVYGPPPSGHLEYSAPTAYGAPTAPAHYVQAAPTGFAAHKYPAHLDGRGKLSGVHAGVVILTPLGDAATSETHPGYTPLEPPPSIINSVYSAIKGVFSSAAPHSESYVTHQEPPPPHPAPPFRPMTWGAIDSYGEPAMVETYPEYDPRSPHPYSRASSKKSAIPAFHKHEGLTPEKIQKINKNLDKVQAYLNENQRSAEVLPKFNKNYVDMLRKGQIPFLPTPVISDNEIGVLPAELLPDDDPLTTTTTITTTSTTTTTTKPNTTDGNSTRRKKDTKFILRGNKIVQV